One region of Deinococcus budaensis genomic DNA includes:
- a CDS encoding PhzF family phenazine biosynthesis isomerase, whose translation MIAYCEVSAFTDTPGHGNRAGVVLGAERLSEAQMQALAAFLGVPETVFVTRMEQGAVRVRYFTPTQEIEFCGHATVALGLRLAQGGHWRGEALVLETLVGRIPLTLEAEAGVPARVWMEQRGLESRPVPRPVYRHLAEALGIDERMIHRGLPLASASTGLWSVFVPLIDTLVLDALEPDLDRIHALSGALEVCSVYAYAPVGVGRFAARDFAPAVGIPEDPVTGSAAGALMALLAGEGRLPVRGKRACGVVYQGHALGTPGEVEVEVVLTGRGVDRVRVGGRAALDREGHWTPEGEG comes from the coding sequence ATGATCGCGTACTGCGAGGTGAGCGCGTTCACGGACACGCCCGGACACGGCAACCGGGCGGGCGTGGTGCTGGGAGCGGAGCGGCTGTCGGAGGCGCAGATGCAGGCGCTGGCAGCTTTTCTGGGCGTGCCCGAGACGGTCTTCGTGACCCGGATGGAGCAGGGGGCGGTGCGGGTGCGCTACTTCACGCCGACCCAGGAGATCGAGTTCTGCGGCCACGCGACGGTGGCGCTGGGGCTGCGGCTGGCGCAGGGTGGGCACTGGCGCGGCGAGGCGCTGGTGCTCGAAACGCTGGTGGGGCGCATTCCGCTGACGCTGGAGGCCGAGGCGGGGGTGCCCGCGCGGGTGTGGATGGAGCAGCGCGGGCTGGAGTCGCGCCCGGTGCCGCGCCCCGTGTACCGCCACCTGGCCGAGGCGCTGGGCATCGACGAGCGCATGATCCACCGGGGGCTGCCGCTGGCGTCGGCCAGCACGGGGCTGTGGAGCGTGTTCGTGCCGCTGATCGACACCCTGGTGCTCGACGCGCTGGAGCCGGACCTCGACCGCATCCATGCGCTGTCGGGCGCGCTGGAAGTGTGCAGCGTGTACGCCTACGCGCCTGTGGGGGTGGGCCGCTTCGCGGCGCGGGATTTCGCGCCTGCCGTGGGGATTCCCGAAGACCCGGTGACGGGCAGCGCGGCGGGGGCCTTGATGGCGCTGCTGGCTGGGGAAGGCCGCCTGCCGGTGCGCGGGAAGCGGGCGTGCGGCGTGGTGTACCAGGGCCACGCGCTGGGCACCCCCGGCGAGGTGGAGGTCGAGGTCGTGCTGACGGGCCGGGGGGTGGACCGGGTACGGGTGGGCGGCCGGGCGGCGCTCGACCGCGAGGGGCACTGGACGCCGGAAGGGGAAGGGTAA
- a CDS encoding Cof-type HAD-IIB family hydrolase, whose amino-acid sequence MLGLLCVDVDGTLVGTDNAVRPDVWAALAGARGRGVRIALCSGRPAFGTALEYARRLDPQGWHVFQNGASVVEVHGGRSLSEALPEGAEAALLARARETGRLLEVYTDTDYGVTLPGELARRHSALLGLPYRPREPEVLEGARVRAQWVVPHTEAATVQAEPHPGLELHPAGSPAMTDVLFISVTRAGVSKGSAVTRVAAEYGVPLSRVMMVGDGHNDVTAMRVVGHPVAMGNADAEARAAARHHVGHVDAGGLAQAVELALTL is encoded by the coding sequence GTGCTGGGACTCTTGTGTGTGGACGTGGACGGAACGCTGGTGGGCACTGACAACGCGGTGCGGCCGGACGTATGGGCGGCGCTGGCGGGGGCGCGCGGGCGCGGCGTTCGGATCGCGCTGTGCTCCGGGCGCCCGGCTTTCGGAACCGCGCTGGAGTACGCGCGGCGGCTCGATCCGCAGGGCTGGCACGTCTTTCAGAACGGGGCGTCGGTGGTCGAGGTGCACGGTGGGCGCAGCCTGTCCGAAGCCCTGCCGGAGGGGGCGGAAGCCGCGCTGCTGGCCCGCGCGCGGGAGACCGGGCGGCTGCTGGAGGTCTACACCGACACCGATTACGGGGTGACCCTGCCCGGCGAGCTGGCGCGGCGGCACTCGGCGCTGCTGGGGCTGCCGTACCGGCCGCGCGAGCCGGAGGTGCTGGAGGGCGCGCGGGTGCGGGCGCAGTGGGTGGTGCCGCACACTGAGGCGGCCACCGTGCAGGCCGAACCCCACCCGGGGCTGGAGCTGCATCCGGCGGGCAGCCCGGCGATGACGGACGTGCTGTTTATCAGCGTGACGCGCGCGGGCGTGAGCAAGGGCAGCGCGGTGACGCGGGTGGCCGCCGAGTACGGGGTGCCCCTCTCGCGGGTGATGATGGTGGGCGACGGCCACAACGACGTAACGGCGATGCGGGTGGTCGGCCACCCGGTCGCGATGGGCAACGCGGACGCCGAGGCCCGCGCGGCTGCCCGTCATCACGTCGGCCACGTGGACGCGGGCGGGCTGGCCCAGGCGGTGGAGCTGGCGCTGACGCTGTAG
- a CDS encoding class I SAM-dependent methyltransferase, with protein MGAYDRLAASYDRQWGRYARRTAQEVLDALPPLEAGILLDVGSGTGTLLALARARFPGARLVGAEPSAGMRGVAARTLAGQGVTLLTSPAEALALPDASVDALTCLNVLHYLADPAAALREWRRVLRPGASLVLQDYVPNGLPGFARLAALNDRELVRVYTVPEIGRLLETAGFGGVTARPFRIDLFWRGGLARGVRP; from the coding sequence ATGGGAGCCTATGACCGCCTCGCCGCGAGTTATGACCGCCAATGGGGCCGCTACGCTCGGCGCACCGCTCAGGAGGTGCTGGACGCGCTGCCGCCCCTGGAAGCGGGCATCCTGCTCGACGTCGGCTCCGGCACGGGCACCCTGCTCGCGCTGGCGCGCGCCCGCTTTCCGGGAGCGCGCCTCGTCGGCGCCGAACCCAGCGCGGGCATGCGCGGGGTCGCCGCGCGCACCCTCGCCGGTCAGGGCGTGACCCTGCTGACTTCCCCCGCCGAGGCCCTCGCGCTGCCGGACGCCTCGGTGGACGCCCTGACCTGCCTGAACGTCCTGCACTACCTCGCGGACCCGGCGGCGGCCCTGCGCGAGTGGCGGCGGGTGCTGCGGCCCGGGGCCAGCCTCGTCTTGCAGGATTACGTACCCAACGGTCTGCCCGGTTTTGCCCGCCTCGCCGCGCTGAACGACCGCGAACTCGTGCGGGTCTACACGGTGCCGGAGATAGGCAGACTGCTGGAAACGGCAGGCTTCGGCGGGGTCACGGCGCGGCCCTTCCGCATCGACCTGTTCTGGCGCGGCGGCCTGGCGCGCGGCGTGCGTCCCTGA
- the recG gene encoding ATP-dependent DNA helicase RecG, with protein sequence MATVAELRDRLRRPLAAELASGCADRVVAGGVERLLASPLAGPFPAVREALRGYAGLDGAGREEALRAALGALDGQAAAARAPRPPRAPARQAAPTAAPGERLPIGAEVARLDTGPGGARKLGSLGLHTLRDVLHAYPHRHEDRRALPDLAAVEEGQKVTVEGTVVAKSRRKPKPNMLILDVTLETPSRGRVKASWFNQPWVERQLREGARLVLTGRVKKFGRSVQLGVEHLETVEDAQESLSTGRIVGVYDAKDGISQEFLRRAAFRALQAAPPDDYLPAHWRQKYGLTDLGDALWGIHFPGDEAHLERGMNRLRFDEYLFLELRVLLQGEDAVLLGKRFQATGDDIGRFEAALPFSFTGAQRRVLLEITDDMRSDRQMARLVQGDVGSGKTAVAACALYLAVRDGYQGALMAPTEILARQHYANLVGYLGKLDVRVGLLIGAMTPRQKLEMQTRIAQGEVDVVVGTQALIQENVRFDNLGLAVVDEEHRFGVMQRRKLLAGRPDVLVMSATPIPRSLALTAYGDLELSVIDELPPGRTPVETKLIQDTHRQQAYGFVMKQIREGRQAFVVTALIEENENLELLAATQLADDLKVILPEARIDLLHGKMTAAEKEHVMDRFRAREFDVLVSTTVIEVGVDVPNASVMVIENAERFGLSQLHQLRGRVGRGSAKSYCVLVAGEHSKKTRQRLKIIEGSTDGFVIAEADLKLRGPGELRGTRQSGIPDLRLGDLASDVEVIERARELAKHILSHDPRLEHPRLQYLRTELQSRSQSVAFREVI encoded by the coding sequence ATGGCGACGGTCGCGGAATTGCGGGACAGGCTGCGGCGACCCCTGGCGGCGGAACTCGCCTCGGGCTGCGCGGACCGGGTGGTGGCGGGCGGGGTGGAGCGGCTGCTGGCCTCGCCGCTGGCCGGTCCCTTTCCGGCGGTGCGCGAGGCGCTGCGCGGCTACGCGGGGCTGGACGGCGCCGGGCGCGAGGAGGCGCTGCGGGCGGCGCTGGGGGCGCTCGACGGGCAGGCAGCGGCGGCGAGGGCGCCCCGGCCTCCCCGCGCCCCCGCCCGGCAGGCGGCGCCCACGGCGGCGCCCGGCGAGCGGCTGCCCATCGGCGCCGAGGTCGCGCGGCTGGACACCGGGCCGGGCGGGGCCAGGAAACTGGGATCGCTGGGCCTGCACACCCTGCGCGACGTGCTGCACGCCTACCCACACCGCCACGAGGACCGCCGGGCGCTGCCGGACCTCGCGGCGGTCGAGGAGGGGCAGAAGGTGACGGTAGAGGGCACGGTCGTGGCGAAGTCGCGCCGCAAGCCGAAGCCCAATATGCTGATCCTGGACGTGACGCTGGAGACGCCCTCGCGCGGGCGGGTGAAGGCGAGCTGGTTCAATCAACCGTGGGTGGAGCGGCAGCTGCGGGAGGGCGCGCGGCTGGTCCTCACGGGCCGGGTCAAGAAGTTCGGCCGCTCCGTGCAGCTCGGGGTCGAGCATCTGGAGACGGTGGAAGACGCCCAGGAGAGCCTCAGCACGGGCCGGATCGTGGGCGTGTACGACGCCAAGGACGGCATTTCGCAGGAGTTCTTGCGCCGCGCCGCTTTCCGGGCACTTCAGGCCGCGCCGCCCGACGACTACCTGCCCGCGCACTGGCGGCAGAAATACGGGCTGACCGACCTGGGGGACGCGCTGTGGGGCATCCACTTTCCGGGAGACGAGGCGCACCTGGAGCGCGGGATGAACCGGCTGCGCTTCGACGAGTACCTCTTTTTGGAGCTGCGGGTACTGCTGCAAGGCGAGGACGCGGTGCTGCTGGGCAAGAGATTCCAGGCGACCGGGGATGATATCGGGCGCTTCGAGGCCGCCCTCCCCTTCTCGTTCACGGGCGCGCAGCGGCGGGTGCTGCTGGAGATCACCGACGACATGCGCAGTGACCGCCAGATGGCGAGGTTGGTGCAGGGGGACGTGGGGAGTGGCAAGACGGCGGTAGCGGCGTGCGCGCTGTACCTCGCCGTGCGCGACGGCTACCAGGGGGCGCTGATGGCCCCGACCGAGATCCTGGCGCGGCAGCACTACGCGAATCTGGTGGGGTACCTGGGCAAGCTCGACGTGCGGGTCGGCCTCCTGATCGGCGCGATGACGCCGAGACAGAAGCTGGAGATGCAGACGCGCATCGCCCAGGGCGAGGTGGACGTGGTGGTGGGCACCCAGGCCCTGATTCAGGAGAACGTGCGCTTCGACAACCTGGGGCTGGCGGTCGTGGACGAGGAGCACCGCTTCGGGGTGATGCAGCGGCGCAAATTGCTGGCGGGCCGCCCGGACGTGCTGGTCATGAGCGCCACGCCGATTCCGCGCAGCCTCGCGCTGACCGCCTACGGCGACCTCGAACTCTCGGTCATCGACGAGCTGCCGCCGGGGCGCACGCCGGTCGAGACGAAGCTGATTCAGGACACGCACCGCCAGCAGGCTTACGGCTTCGTGATGAAACAGATCCGGGAGGGGCGACAGGCCTTTGTGGTCACGGCCCTGATCGAGGAGAACGAGAACCTGGAGCTGCTGGCGGCCACCCAGCTCGCGGACGACCTGAAGGTCATCTTGCCCGAAGCGCGCATCGACCTGCTGCACGGCAAGATGACGGCGGCCGAAAAGGAACACGTGATGGACCGCTTCCGGGCGCGCGAGTTCGACGTGCTGGTCTCCACCACCGTGATCGAGGTCGGCGTGGACGTGCCCAACGCCTCGGTGATGGTGATCGAGAACGCCGAGCGCTTCGGCCTCTCGCAGTTGCACCAGCTGCGGGGCCGGGTGGGGCGCGGCAGCGCGAAGAGTTACTGCGTGCTGGTCGCAGGCGAGCATTCCAAGAAGACCCGCCAGCGCCTCAAGATCATCGAGGGGTCCACCGACGGCTTCGTGATCGCCGAGGCCGACCTCAAGCTGCGCGGCCCCGGCGAGCTTCGCGGCACGCGCCAGAGCGGGATTCCGGATTTGCGGCTGGGCGACCTCGCCAGCGACGTGGAGGTCATCGAACGGGCGCGCGAACTCGCCAAGCACATCCTCAGCCACGATCCCCGGCTGGAGCACCCCCGGCTCCAGTACCTCAGGACCGAGTTGCAGAGCCGCTCGCAGAGCGTGGCGTTCCGCGAGGTGATCTAG
- a CDS encoding SDR family oxidoreductase, with the protein MVYDMHGKVVLVTGATNGIGLVTARELAGAGARVHVVGRDPQKTARVAREVGAAGTLIADLSELAQVRRLAAEFREREERLDVLVNNAGAYYARRQETREGVEMTWALNHLAPFLLTRELLPLLRGSRDARVVTVSSEAHRFGRIRFDDPEFRRGYGGWGAYAQSKLANVLFARELARREGWLSSNSLHPGMVRSGFGHNNGGRVSLLWRVMDRFAITPEEGALTTLRLASDPSLAVSGGYFSEERLKTPAPQARDDAAAARLWALSEEYVGR; encoded by the coding sequence ATGGTCTACGACATGCACGGCAAGGTGGTCCTGGTGACGGGCGCGACGAACGGCATCGGCTTGGTGACGGCGCGGGAACTGGCCGGGGCGGGCGCGCGGGTGCATGTCGTGGGGCGTGACCCGCAGAAGACGGCGCGGGTGGCGCGGGAGGTCGGCGCGGCGGGGACCCTGATCGCCGACCTGTCCGAACTCGCGCAGGTGCGCCGCTTGGCCGCCGAGTTCCGTGAGCGCGAGGAGCGGCTGGACGTGCTGGTCAACAACGCCGGGGCCTACTACGCCCGGCGGCAGGAGACGCGAGAGGGGGTGGAGATGACCTGGGCCCTCAATCACCTCGCGCCCTTCCTGCTCACGCGGGAGCTGTTGCCGCTGCTGCGCGGGTCGCGGGACGCGCGGGTGGTGACGGTGTCCTCGGAGGCGCACCGCTTCGGGCGAATCCGCTTCGATGACCCGGAGTTCCGGCGCGGGTACGGCGGCTGGGGCGCCTACGCCCAGAGCAAGCTGGCGAACGTGCTGTTCGCGCGCGAACTCGCCCGCCGGGAGGGGTGGCTGAGCAGCAACAGCCTGCACCCCGGCATGGTCCGCAGCGGCTTCGGGCACAACAACGGCGGACGGGTCAGCCTGCTGTGGCGGGTGATGGACCGCTTCGCCATCACGCCGGAAGAGGGCGCGTTGACGACGCTGCGGCTTGCCAGCGACCCGTCCCTGGCGGTCAGCGGGGGCTATTTCAGCGAGGAAAGGCTGAAGACCCCCGCGCCGCAGGCCCGGGACGACGCGGCGGCGGCGCGGCTGTGGGCGCTGAGCGAGGAATACGTGGGGCGCTGA
- a CDS encoding gamma-glutamyltransferase family protein, with protein sequence MVATSQPLAAQAGLSLLQAGGNAVDAAIATAAALTVAEPTSNGIGGDLFALVWAGGELHGLNASGAAPEALTLDALAERHGGEMPRHGWTPVTVPGAVRGWADLHARFGRLPFAEVLAPAIRLARGGYPLSPVLASGWARAIRIYQGLGLPIMEEWFRVFAPGGFTPAPGALWRSEAHARTLERIAATNGAAFYEGELAGQIDAHSRATGGLLRGSDLAAHRSEWVTPIHAEFGGHRVHEIPPNGQGIAALIALNVLNGLDLPEQWGDPAGLHLQIEAMKRGFADAHAYVGDPRQVPVDVERLLSAGNAAAHRALLGNLAHDPATTAPSSGGTVYLAAADGEGGMVSLIQSNYMGFGSGVVVPGTGIGLHNRGHNFSLQPGHPNALAPGKRPYHTIIPGFLTRADGTPVGPFGVMGGFMQPQGHLQVVLNTLRYGLNPQQALDAPRWQWLQGKAVEVEHALGAQAARALAARGHEVRVQLDPGSFGRGQIIWRNPETGVLEGGTESRTDGHIAVW encoded by the coding sequence ATGGTCGCCACCAGCCAGCCGCTCGCCGCCCAGGCGGGCCTGAGCCTCCTGCAAGCGGGCGGCAACGCCGTGGACGCGGCCATCGCCACCGCCGCCGCCCTGACGGTGGCCGAACCCACCAGCAACGGGATCGGCGGGGACCTCTTCGCGCTGGTGTGGGCCGGGGGCGAGCTGCACGGCCTGAACGCCAGCGGCGCGGCACCTGAGGCCCTGACTTTGGACGCCCTGGCCGAGCGCCACGGCGGCGAGATGCCCCGCCACGGCTGGACCCCCGTCACCGTGCCCGGCGCGGTGCGCGGCTGGGCCGACCTGCATGCCCGCTTCGGCCGCCTGCCCTTCGCGGAGGTGCTGGCGCCCGCCATTCGCCTCGCCCGGGGGGGCTATCCACTCTCGCCCGTGCTGGCCTCCGGCTGGGCGCGGGCGATCCGTATCTACCAGGGCCTGGGCCTGCCGATCATGGAGGAATGGTTCCGCGTCTTCGCGCCCGGCGGCTTTACCCCGGCCCCCGGCGCCCTGTGGCGCAGCGAGGCCCACGCCCGCACCCTGGAACGCATCGCCGCCACGAACGGCGCCGCCTTCTACGAGGGCGAGCTGGCCGGGCAGATCGACGCCCATTCCCGCGCGACCGGCGGCTTGCTGCGCGGCAGCGACCTCGCCGCCCACCGCTCGGAATGGGTCACGCCGATCCATGCCGAGTTTGGCGGTCACCGCGTCCACGAGATTCCGCCCAACGGCCAGGGGATCGCGGCCCTGATCGCCCTGAACGTCCTGAACGGCCTGGACCTGCCGGAACAGTGGGGCGACCCCGCCGGGCTGCACCTCCAGATCGAGGCGATGAAGCGCGGCTTTGCCGACGCTCATGCCTACGTGGGCGATCCCCGCCAGGTGCCGGTGGACGTGGAGCGGCTGCTCTCGGCCGGAAACGCGGCGGCCCACCGCGCGCTGCTGGGCAACCTGGCCCACGACCCCGCCACCACCGCCCCCAGCTCCGGCGGCACCGTCTACCTCGCCGCCGCCGACGGGGAAGGCGGGATGGTCAGCCTGATCCAGAGCAACTACATGGGCTTTGGCTCGGGCGTGGTCGTGCCCGGCACCGGCATCGGGCTGCACAACCGCGGCCACAACTTCAGCCTCCAGCCGGGGCACCCCAACGCCCTCGCGCCCGGCAAGCGGCCCTACCACACCATCATCCCCGGCTTCCTGACCCGCGCGGACGGCACCCCGGTCGGCCCCTTCGGCGTCATGGGCGGCTTCATGCAGCCGCAGGGCCACCTCCAGGTCGTGCTGAACACCTTGCGTTACGGCCTGAACCCCCAGCAGGCCCTCGACGCCCCGCGCTGGCAGTGGCTTCAGGGCAAGGCGGTGGAGGTCGAGCATGCCCTCGGCGCTCAGGCCGCCCGCGCCCTCGCCGCCCGGGGCCACGAGGTCCGGGTGCAGCTTGACCCCGGCTCTTTCGGACGCGGCCAGATCATCTGGCGCAACCCCGAAACCGGCGTGCTGGAGGGCGGCACCGAGAGCCGGACGGACGGGCATATCGCGGTGTGGTAA
- a CDS encoding PfkB family carbohydrate kinase has product MKFFVIGDVTVDHLYHLDHLPAPGEELAPTRATMKPGGAGGTISVTLARLGHTVTLAARVGDDPFAEYALQSVRESGVSQGAIQQDPEHLTSTITVMQTKGGQRAMISDGAANRQLDPAKLKKKDIEGSDALIVSAYSLTEGPQRDYTLKAIETARGAKKPVPVFIDLGTGAVNKVGTDLIGNVSGADYLTLNQHELLALTNTASISAALAQLGAAGARRVVVKVGKMGSIVWTPTETELVDAIKPEGKVVDSTGAGDTFTAAFAHAVLTGQPLAQAARTANAAGALAATRVGAQARPITLADLEAALAR; this is encoded by the coding sequence GTGAAGTTTTTTGTTATCGGTGACGTGACCGTCGATCACCTCTACCACCTCGACCACCTGCCCGCCCCCGGCGAGGAACTCGCGCCCACCCGCGCCACCATGAAGCCCGGCGGGGCAGGCGGCACCATCAGCGTGACGCTGGCCCGGCTGGGCCACACGGTCACGCTGGCCGCCCGGGTCGGTGACGACCCTTTCGCCGAGTACGCCCTGCAAAGCGTGCGCGAAAGCGGCGTGTCCCAGGGCGCCATCCAGCAGGACCCCGAGCACCTCACCAGCACCATCACGGTGATGCAGACCAAGGGCGGCCAGCGCGCCATGATCAGTGACGGCGCGGCCAACCGTCAGCTGGACCCCGCCAAGCTCAAGAAAAAGGACATCGAGGGCAGCGACGCCCTGATCGTCAGCGCCTACAGCCTCACGGAAGGGCCGCAGCGCGACTACACCCTGAAGGCCATCGAGACCGCGCGCGGGGCCAAAAAGCCCGTGCCCGTCTTTATCGACCTGGGCACCGGGGCCGTGAACAAGGTCGGCACCGACCTGATCGGCAACGTGAGCGGCGCGGATTATCTCACCCTCAACCAGCACGAACTGCTGGCCCTGACGAACACGGCCAGCATCAGCGCGGCGCTGGCGCAACTGGGCGCGGCCGGAGCGCGGCGGGTGGTCGTCAAGGTCGGCAAGATGGGCAGCATCGTCTGGACGCCCACCGAGACCGAACTGGTGGACGCGATCAAGCCCGAAGGCAAGGTCGTGGACTCCACTGGCGCCGGGGACACCTTCACCGCCGCCTTCGCGCACGCGGTCCTGACCGGGCAGCCGCTGGCCCAGGCCGCCCGCACCGCCAACGCCGCCGGGGCGCTCGCCGCCACCCGGGTGGGCGCCCAGGCCCGGCCCATCACCTTGGCCGACCTCGAAGCCGCGCTGGCCCGCTAA
- the rsmA gene encoding 16S rRNA (adenine(1518)-N(6)/adenine(1519)-N(6))-dimethyltransferase RsmA — translation MTQPDPTPASPTSAAPDLPLYSPARVRELLTRHGLRPTKSLGQNFLIDGNILRAIAQAGGADVGVPVLEVGPGLGVLTREIASRGARVTALEKDERLRPVLAETLAGVDVEVVWGDALDFDYASLPAGTRVIANLPYYITGVLLSRFMHAPNILSATVLVQKEVGQRLAAHPGGDHYGFLSALAALHGTVRHVRDVPKGAFLPAPDVTSSVVRLDFDRSRPLPDPAFLRFVEAALHHRRKTLRNNLRLHGLEVGRVGAALEAAGLRADVRAEDVALADLARVAGELGVVQAGGVIR, via the coding sequence GTGACCCAGCCTGATCCGACCCCCGCTTCCCCGACCTCCGCCGCGCCTGACCTGCCGCTGTACTCGCCCGCCCGCGTGCGCGAGCTGCTCACCCGCCACGGGTTGCGGCCCACCAAGAGCCTGGGGCAGAACTTCCTGATCGACGGCAACATCCTGCGCGCCATCGCCCAGGCAGGCGGCGCCGACGTGGGCGTGCCGGTGCTGGAGGTCGGCCCCGGCCTGGGGGTGCTCACCCGCGAGATCGCCTCGCGCGGGGCAAGGGTCACGGCGCTGGAAAAAGACGAGCGCCTGAGGCCCGTGCTGGCCGAGACGCTCGCGGGCGTGGACGTGGAGGTCGTCTGGGGCGACGCCCTGGACTTCGACTACGCCTCGCTCCCGGCGGGCACCCGGGTGATCGCCAACCTGCCCTACTACATCACCGGGGTGCTGCTCTCGCGCTTCATGCACGCGCCGAACATTCTCTCGGCGACCGTGCTGGTGCAAAAGGAGGTCGGCCAGCGCCTCGCGGCCCACCCCGGAGGGGACCATTACGGTTTTCTCTCCGCCCTCGCCGCCCTGCACGGCACGGTTCGCCACGTGCGCGACGTGCCCAAGGGGGCCTTTTTGCCCGCTCCCGACGTGACCAGCAGCGTGGTGCGGCTCGATTTCGACCGCAGCCGCCCGCTGCCCGACCCCGCCTTCTTGCGGTTCGTGGAGGCCGCGCTGCACCACCGCCGCAAGACGCTGCGCAACAACCTGCGCCTGCACGGGCTGGAGGTGGGCCGCGTCGGCGCGGCGCTGGAGGCGGCCGGGCTGCGCGCCGACGTGCGCGCCGAGGACGTGGCCCTGGCGGACCTCGCGCGGGTCGCCGGGGAGCTGGGTGTGGTGCAGGCGGGCGGCGTGATACGGTAG
- a CDS encoding tetratricopeptide repeat protein, giving the protein MTDSGSPAAPPPAPPDWTGFARAGEWRRALAAARLTGADHAAGLLEAVLAVQDGLRARRLGPARRSAGRLRELLEAAGASGEAALLGSLTRPRELDGALDALADSGETDPGTLRERLAPALAHPLTRAEALNMLGVLHALREEPGEARTLFGGALEADAGHYRAGTNLGNLDLEAGRPAEAEARYREVLRLSPEYDGAHHNLGVALRRQGRLQESVRSIRHAQRLGNKRLQESSREDLRDQFRSSEAIRRLRWGLIAGAAGLLWLLLRGQGG; this is encoded by the coding sequence ATGACCGATTCCGGCTCCCCTGCGGCCCCGCCACCTGCCCCGCCCGACTGGACGGGCTTTGCGCGGGCGGGCGAGTGGCGGCGGGCGCTGGCGGCGGCGCGGCTGACCGGGGCCGATCACGCGGCGGGGCTGCTGGAGGCCGTGCTGGCGGTGCAAGACGGCCTGCGCGCCCGCCGCCTCGGCCCGGCGCGGCGCTCGGCGGGCCGCCTGCGCGAACTGCTGGAGGCTGCCGGGGCGTCCGGCGAGGCCGCGCTGCTGGGGTCGCTGACCCGGCCCCGGGAGCTGGACGGCGCGCTGGACGCGCTGGCCGACTCGGGCGAGACCGACCCCGGCACGCTGCGCGAGCGGCTGGCCCCGGCGCTGGCGCATCCCCTCACGCGCGCCGAGGCGCTCAACATGCTGGGCGTGCTGCACGCGCTGCGCGAGGAACCCGGAGAAGCCCGCACCCTGTTCGGCGGGGCGCTGGAGGCGGACGCCGGGCACTACCGGGCGGGCACCAACCTGGGCAACCTCGACCTCGAAGCGGGCCGCCCCGCCGAGGCCGAGGCCCGCTACCGCGAGGTGCTGCGCCTCAGCCCGGAGTACGACGGCGCGCACCACAACCTGGGGGTGGCGCTGCGGCGTCAGGGGCGGCTTCAGGAGTCGGTGCGCTCGATTCGCCACGCCCAGCGCCTGGGCAACAAGCGCCTTCAGGAAAGCAGCCGCGAGGACCTGCGCGACCAGTTCCGGAGCAGCGAGGCGATTCGGCGGCTGCGCTGGGGGCTGATCGCGGGGGCGGCGGGGCTACTGTGGCTGCTGCTGCGCGGCCAGGGGGGCTGA